The Gemmatimonadaceae bacterium genome window below encodes:
- a CDS encoding dihydrofolate reductase family protein encodes MRRVTYGAACSLDGFIAGNNGEIDWLQSSRDVNEIMRDYWKSVDAILMGRKTWDQAVRMGGGMGGLSKIGTYVFSRTLNSLDAKGAEVVRGDAGAFVRDLKQRAGKDICLMGGGDFARSLFEANVVDEVGMNVHPVLLGAGVPMFLDPSHRVGLELVTSRVIDGGCVYSMYRVRH; translated from the coding sequence GCCGGCAACAACGGCGAGATCGACTGGCTGCAATCGAGCCGCGACGTGAACGAGATCATGCGCGATTACTGGAAGTCGGTCGACGCGATTCTCATGGGACGGAAAACCTGGGACCAGGCCGTGAGGATGGGCGGCGGCATGGGCGGTCTGTCGAAGATCGGGACCTACGTCTTTTCGCGAACGCTCAACTCACTCGACGCCAAGGGCGCGGAGGTCGTCCGCGGAGACGCCGGTGCATTCGTGCGCGACCTCAAGCAGCGCGCCGGGAAGGATATTTGCCTCATGGGCGGCGGGGACTTCGCTCGCTCGCTGTTCGAGGCGAATGTCGTCGATGAAGTCGGGATGAATGTGCATCCGGTGCTGCTCGGCGCCGGCGTACCGATGTTTCTCGATCCATCGCACCGCGTTGGACTCGAGCTCGTCACGTCACGAGTGATCGACGGCGGTTGCGTGTACAGCATGTATCGAGTGAGACACTGA